From the genome of Aspergillus fumigatus Af293 chromosome 1, whole genome shotgun sequence, one region includes:
- a CDS encoding putative adenosine deaminase, producing the protein MDVSKPVDAAFTKALPKVEVHAHLSGSISRQCLHEIWLKKKAQHPDFDVEDPLVVMPPGKVDYSLQTFFSVFSKSIYQLCNDLDSLAYATSSVLQDFLADGVRYLELRTIPRASPTLAFTRTEYLTTVLTTIETFLSAHSSQISVYLILAIDRGNDTAADALSIVDLAIAHRPRVVGVDICGNPTKGDVALYGPALAKAKAHGLGITVHFAETEASGSERELSTLLSFRPDRLGHVIHVSEDFKREIARRRLGLELCMSCNVHAEMIDGGFPAHHFGYWRHVDCPVVLCTDDMGFFCSPVSNEYLLAAEHFDLGRAELLALCRESVDVIFGGQAEKERMRGLLLDFEDTSTS; encoded by the exons ATGGATGTTTCAAAGCCCGTAGATGCCGCATTCACCAAGGCGCTACCCAAGGTCGAG GTCCACGCTCATCTGAGCGGCAGCATCAGCCGCCAATGTCTCCATGAGatctggctgaagaagaaagcccAACATCCCGACTTTGACGTCGAAGATCCCCTGGTAGTCATGCCACCAGGAAAAGTCGATTACTCTCTGCAGAC cttcttctccgtcttctccaaatccatcTACCAACTCTGCAACGACCTCGACAGCCTCGCCTAcgccacctcctccgtccTACAAGACTTCCTCGCCGACGGCGTCCGCTACCTCGAACTCCGCACCATCCCCCGCGCCTCGCCCACCCTCGCCTTCACCCGAACAGAATACCTCACCACCGTCCTCACCACCATCGAAACGTTTTTGTCGGCTCACTCCTCCCAAATCTCAGTCtacctcatcctcgccatcgaCCGCGGCAACGACACCGCCGCCGACGCCCTCTCCATCGTCGACCTGGCCATTGCGCACCGCCCCCGCGTCGTCGGCGTCGATATCTGCGGCAACCCCACGAAAGGCGACGTCGCGCTGTACGGTCCCGCCCTCGCCAAAGCCAAGGCCCACGGCCTAGGCATCACCGTGCACTTCGCCGAGACGGAGGCCTCCGGCTCGGAGCGGGAATTAAGCACGCTGTTATCGTTCCGGCCGGACCGTCTGGGCCATGTCATCCATGTGTCGGAGGACTTCAAGCGCGAGATTGCGCGCCGGCGCCTGGGGCTCGAGCTGTGCATGTCGTGTAATGTGCATGCGGAGATGATCGATGGGGGGTTCCCCGCGCATCATTTTGGGTATTGGAGGCATGTGGATTGTCCAGTTGTGTTGTGT ACGGATGATATgggcttcttctgcagccCTGTCTCGAATGAGTATCTCCTGGCGGCGGAGCACTTTGATCTCGGTAGAGCAGAGCTGCTTGCCTTGTGCCGCGAGTCGGTGGATGTGATTTTTGGGGGGCAGGCTGAGAAGGAGCGGATGAGGGGGCTTTTGCTGGATTTCGAGGATACGTCTACGTCGTGA
- a CDS encoding putative cytochrome P450 pisatin demethylase: protein MSLAIILFALTLAAFIARVVYRCYFHPLARYPGPWFAHISNAWRLVAFFSGQHHLMEQRLHARYGRVVRVAPNWLSFSTLEDFEAIYGFNKAIEKDEFYDFGRDRGSRPESIFAAKTETSHRVKKKKVVSPALTSTRITSYKPIIDKHVGILLTRLPSQSKGPLPEAKNNGTTAVNMAPIVHQCTLDAMLELVFGPRLSEHPYSDTPAGEGVCSNLRIMTKMAWSFSLWPAFGWLMNTRPVNAMLRRPTYSKQGELTGMAGLMGVAMPRLLRNPQQVVASSQPSIVKGWLEVPPDDATRMTPAEVASEASNLIIAGPGSTAAALTAVIFYLGTKDGQGWQERIREQIRASQSHDLGPSSLELQAVIKETLRLSAPFPTAFPRVIRPGAEMAIPSLAAPLPVGTTVSANTFVLGRSRELWGNDADRWEPRRWLGSEQHRREMETKFVAFSKGSRSCIGRELALLLLAQAVIGIVQQWKFRSRGQLQGKSFLEMQYDECWIKFEPLDLSLSA from the exons ATGTCTTTGGCTATAATTCTGTTCGCACTCACGCTGGCAGCGTTCATAGCCCGTGTTGTTTATCGCTGTTACTTTCACCCTCTCGCTCGCTATCCTGGGCCGTGGTTTGCCCACATCTCTAATGCCTG GAGACTCGTTGCCTTCTTCAGTGGCCAGCATCACCTAATGGAACAGCGTCTACACGCCAGATACGGTCGTGTGGTACGAGTTGCACCCAATTGGCTATCATTCTCCACCCTGGAAGATTTCGAGGCCATCTATGGCTTCAACAAGGCCATCGAGAAGGACGAGTTCTATGACTTTGGTCGCGACCGGGGCAGCCGGCCCGAAAGCATCTTCGCTGCAAAGACAGAGACCAGTCACCGagtcaagaagaagaaggtggtCAGTCCAGCTTTGACGAGTACCAGGATTACTTCATACAAGCCTATCATCGATAAGCACGTGGGAATTCTGTTGACACGGCTGCCGTCACAGTCGAAGGGTCCACTGCCAGAGGCAAAGAATAATGGTACTACTGCGGTGAATATGGCGCCAATTGTGCATCAATGCACTCTGGACGCAATGCTTGAGTTGGTCTTCGGCCCCAGGCTATCGGAACACCCGTATAGTGATACCCCTGCTGGCGAAGGGGTATGTTCAAACCTGCGCATCATGACCAAAATGGCCTGGAGTTTCTCACTTTGGCCGGCCTTTGGGTGGCTCATGAACACACGTCCTGTTAATGCAATGTTACGTCGACCGACTTACAGCAAGCAAGGTGAACTCACTGGTATGGCCGGCCTCATGGGCGTAGCCATGCCGAGACTCCTGCGGAACCCGCAACAAGTGGTTGCGTCTTCCCAGCCCAGTATCGTCAAGGGCTGGCTAGAAGTCCCTCCGGACGATGCGACCCGTATGACTCCAGCCGAAGTCGCGTCGGAGGCGTCCAACTTGATCATAGCAGGACCAGGAAGCACAGCGGCTGCTCTGACAGCAGTTATATTCTATCTGGGCACGAAAGACGGTCAAGGTTGGCAGGAAAGAATTCGAGAGCAAATTCGCGCTTCCCAGAGCCATGATTTAGGGCCATCATCGCTGGAACTCCAGGCGGTGATTAAAGAAACATTGAGACTAAGCGCCCCATTCCCGACTGCTTTCCCCCGAGTGATTAGGCCTGGCGCTGAGATGGCCATACCTAGCCTTGCCGCTCCGCTGCCTGTCGGAACCACGGTCTCTGCGAATACATTTGTGCTCGGTCGGTCGCGAGAACTCTGGGGCAATGACGCTGATAGATGGGAACCACGGCGCTGGCTGGGGAGTGAGCAACACCGTCGAGAGATGGAGACCAAATTTGTAGCATTCAGCAAAGGCTCGCGGAGCTGTATCGGACGCGAGTTggccttgcttcttcttgcgcagGCAGTGATTGGGATCGTCCAGCAATGGAAATTCCGCAGTAGGGGGCAGTTGCAAGGCAAAAGCTTCCTTGAGATGCAGTATGACGAGTGCTGGATTAAATTCGAGCCGTTGGACCTGTCGTTGAGCGCATGA